The Bacillus zhangzhouensis region AAGCTTCATATCAAACAGCTCAGCTGGTAAAACGCCGCCAGCTGTTCTGCCATGTAGAACAAAGTAGGTCGCAAAAAGTGTTGAGAACAACACGATTTCCGCGCCAAGGAATATCCAGAAACCAAGAATGTTTAAACGTCCGGTTTCAGACTGATATTCAAGCGGTGCATTTGCATAGCTGCTATCATTATGTCCCATTACTTCTGCGCCTCCTTATTCTTTTTCTCTGTTTCAATTACTTCTTCAACAGGAATATAGTAGCCATCATCATATTCGAATGAACGTAAAATCATCGTTGCGAATACACCGATTAAGCCAATAACGCCAATCCAGTACCATTCAAATACAAGACCGAATGCACCAAGTCCAAAGAATGCAGACATGATCAGCGGTCTGCCTGAATTGTGCGGCATGTGAATTTTCTTGAATTCTTTTTCAGGATGAACGTCCACATTGTTTTGCTTCCAATGATGGAATGCATCTGGTGTTGTCACTTCTGGAAGTGCTGCAAAGTTATAATGCGGCGGAATTGCAGAAGATGTCGCCCAGTCAAGTGTACGTCCTTCTCCCCAACTGTCTCCAGACACTTCACGTTTTGAGTGTCTCCAGCTGTAGTAAATGTTGTAGCAAAGGATGATGAATCCGATACCCATCATAAATGCACCGATTGTTGAAATAAAGTTTAGTGCAGTCCAGCCATCTTCTGGTCCATACGTATAAATACGTCTTGGCATTCCTTGCAGTCCTAGGAAATACTGCGGGAAGAAACAGATGTTAAATCCGATCATGAATACCCAGAAGAACCATTTGCCGATTCTTTCGTTTAACTTGTAGCCAAACATTTTTGGATACCAGAAAACAAGTCCAGCAAAACAAGCAAATACAGTACCTGCGATTAATACATAGTGGAAGTGGGATACAAGGAAGTACGTGTTATGGTACTGGTAATCCGCAGCTGCCATCGCAAGCATAACCCCAGTTACACCACCGATTACAAAGTTCGGGATGAAACCAAGTGCCCAAAGCATTGGTGATGTAAAACTGATACGGCCTCGATACATTGTAAAGAGCCAGTTAAAGATTTTCACACCTGTTGGTACAGAAATCGCCATTGTTGTAATCGAGAAGAATGAGTTAACCGCTGCACTGTTCCCCATTGTAAAGAAGTGGTGAACCCACACAAGGAAACTAAGAACAGAGATTGCCACAATCGAGACAACCATCGCTTTGTAACCAAACAACTGCTTTCTTGAGAACGTCGCAAAAATTTCTGAGAAAATACCGAAAGCCGGCAGGATAACAATATATACCTCAGGATGTCCCCAAATCCAGAATAGGTTCGCCCAAAGCATCGGCATACCGCCTGCTTCGAGTGTAAAGAATGCAGAACCGAATAAACGATCAAATGTCATAAGTGCTAAAGCAACTGTTAGTACAGGGAATGCAAACACGATGATGACAGACGTAATCAATGTTGTCCATGTAAACATTGGCATACGCATAAGTGTCATACCTTTTGTACGCATTTTTAAGATGGTCACCATGAAGTTAATACCTGTCATAAGTGTACCAATACCTGCAATTTGGAGCCCGAGCAAGTAGTAGTTCTGTCCAGGTCCTGGTGAGAAATCATTTCCGGCGAGCGGCATGTAACTCGTCCAGCCTGCACTTGGTGATCCTCCAATAACGAAGGAAATGTTGAACAGCATTGCTCCGACCATGAATGTCCAGAAGCTAAGGTTGTTCAAATAAGGGAATGCAACGTCACGTGCACCAATTTGAAGAGGAACAACGACGTTGATTAAACCAATTAAAAATGGCATCGCCATGAATAGAATCATGATCGTACCATGCGTTGTAAAGATTTCATTATAATGATTTGAATTTAAAAACGTATTATTAGGAAGCGCCAGCTGCGCGCGCATCATCAGTCCGTCTACCCCACCGCGGAAAAACATAATCACAGCAGCAAGGATATACATGATTCCAAGCTTTTTATGATCAACTGATGTCAGCCATTCTTTCCAGAGCCATTTCCACTTTTTAAAGTAGGTTAAAACAAACACGATGGCAATGGAGGTAAGAGCGATAGAAATTTGCGCACCAAGAATTAATGGGTCTCCAGTTACAAAAAACTCATCCCATTTTAAATGCATAACGGCCTCCTCCTTTCCTTAGTCAGTTTTATTCTGATTCTAGTTTTCTTTTATAGTTCTTCACATTCTCGAAAGGATCTGTCTTGGAATGCGGAGAAACTGCTTGATAACCTAAACGTTTGCGTGCTTGGAGTGCATATTCAGAATCCTCTCCATGCTTCGCAAAGGATAAATGTGTTGATGAGAATGTCTGCACATCTGCAGCATCAGGAAGCATCAAGTAGTCATACGTTTTCTTCGTTAACTTTGGTGCTTCTTTTTTCGTTTTGTTTACCCATTTATCATAGTCAGACTGCGTCATCGCATTGACTTTGAATTTTTGCTGAGCAAAGCCTTCGCCTGTGAAGTTAGCGTTTCTCCCTTGGTATGTGCCTACTTCATCAGCTTGAAGATATTGTTCCATTTCCATTCCAGCCATCGCATACTTCTCCCCGCCTAGCTGAGGAATCCATAGTGATGCCATTGTATCAGCGGAAGTGATTTTGAATAAAATCGGCTGATCTTCTGGAATGTTTAAGTAGTTCACTGTCTCAATATTTTCCTCTGGATAACTAAAGATCCATTTCCAATCAACAGCTGTCGCATAAATGACAAGTGGATCTTTATGGCTTGTTGCTTGAGGTGCCTCTTCCAATGAGTAAATTGTTTTTACAGTTGGAATCGAAAGAGCAACAACGATTAATATTGGGATCACTGTCCAGACAACTTCTAGAAGCGTATTCCCGTGTATTTCTGGGTTATAAGAGGCATTTCCAACGTCCTTACGCTCACGGTATTTAACCAAAATGATAGTAAACAGTACAAATACCGCACCAACGATAAAGAGCATGAATCCGATAGATAAAAGGATTAAGTCTTTTTGTTGTGCTGCGACAGGTCCTTTAGGATCTAAAACAGCGATATTGCTGCAACCTCCTAATACAAAAACACTCACGAGCATCGCTAATAAAAGCATAGGTTTAATGGCTCTGAACAAGAAGATCACCATCCTTCCTTAAATAATGTATAAATTGCTGAATAATTGTGAAAAGCCATCTGCCTTCGAAAACTTTTCTTCCCTTTGTAATGCTATCAAAATCTGTTAGAGTTAGCTTCCCTTTTTTCAAAAGTTCATTTATTTTTCAACAGATTTCTCTTAAAATGTCATAAATTCGACATAAATTTATAATATTGCACACACAATAAATTTCTAGGATTTTGAAAAATTAATAGTCGAAGGCAAAGGACAAACAATCAAAAACTTTGTCAAATTTAGATTTACCACAATAAAAAAGTTTGGTCAAATTTCAATTTAACTTAATGAAATTTTATCTAGGTAAACAATTTCAAAATAGGTATCCCCGCATTTAACAAAAACCTTACTTATTTTAACGCAAATTGGCAAGAAAAGAAAGTATCGATCCTCTGACGATGCGGTGTAAGAATTGGCATCATGATGAATATGTGGAATCTCGTTAAATGACTTCCAATAAAATACCGGCTCAGCGCCGGCATTCTGCAGTTATTCATCTCTTACCAAAATGTCAGGGCGTCTATGGATGTCCCCTTCATGTTCAATGTCAATGTATGTCCACTTACCTGTATAGGTTAAAAAGCGGTTCCCCTCTTTCTCTACGATCATCGTATCCTCTGACTTCAATCCAGGCAATGAAGGATTCCAAGTAAACACTTGATGCAGCTGAATTTCTTCCTTCGATGAGGGAACTGCAATGATTTCTCTAGATACAAAGCCCGTTTTCCCCCCTTGATGAAGCTTTTTCCAGCTGTCAGGGAAGCCCTCTTTTTCATACTGAGCAATCCCTGCTTTCAATACATCTCCCAATGTCTTACCAGGGCGCGTGGCGGCGTTTATGACTGTGTCAATTCGTGCAAGGCGCTCTTTGTTCTCTTCAAACTCCTTTGGAAGCTGACCGAAGTAAACAGACCTTGTGACATTCGCCACGAGTCCATGCCGTTCAGAACATAGGACAACGAGCGCGTGTTTTTGAAGTGCTTTGTCTGTCGGAATTGGATGACGGTATTGATGAATCCGGTCATCTGTTGCCACAAGCAGCACTTCTATCGTCATTCCCTGCGCGATTGCTTTTTGAGCCGCAAGCGATGCGATTTCGTGCTCCGTCTGTCCTGGAACGATTTCTTTACAGACACTCTCTACAATGACCGCTGTTTCATGACAAAGCGTTTCATATTGGCGGAGTTGCGGAGCGGAAAGAATGGATCGAACTTGCGACAAATCCGGCTCGATCCATTCGAATCCATCCATTTGAATGTCTGAACCGATTCGTTTGTCTTTTGTGAGTGTTTGAATGTGTGCCGTATCATCCTCAAACCAATCCATCTTCACCACTTGAAAGGGGTGTTCGATATACACCATTTCTTCTTCAATGATCCGCTTTTCTTCCATTTGATTCACAATGAGAACGACGTCGTCTTTTAACACGAGCAGCTTGCACACACCCTCTGGTGTATTTAACACAATGTGATTTCTTCTTCCTCCTGTCAGCCAGGAGAAGTTATTTCGCTTTTGAATCAAGACACCGTCGAGCTGTTTTTCTTCCATTAATGTTCTTACTTGTTCAATCATCTGATCACCTGCCTATATGAGTGTATGAATGAAACGTTTAAAAGCTGTTTTCCCTTGCTCGGTTCTTTTAAACACACCCGCCTGTGAGAGAATACGAGAAAAAATCATGCCGATTTCTTTTTGTAAAATGGCTTCTGTATTGTCCTCTGTAAAGGTGTTCTTTTCAAGCAGATGCTTTGCCCATGTTTCGTGTTTCATGATAGCAGGGCGCGCTTTGATTTCTTCAAGGGGGTTTTTGGATAACAGCGCTTCTTTTAATTGACTTAATTCCTCTGCTAATCTACCAGGAAGAACTGCAAGCCCCATCACTTCAATTAATCCGATATTCTCTTTTTTAATATGATGGACTTCTTCGTGCGGGTGAAAAATTCCGTCCGGGTGCTGCTCACTTGTACGATTATTGCGCAGCACTAGATCTAATTCATAGTCATCTCCATTGCGGCGTGCAATGGGTGTAATGGTATTATGCGGCGTATCTCCTGTATAAGCAATCAGCCCCACTTCTTCATCTGAGTACATTTTCCACTCGTTTAAGATAAAGTCTGCGGCGTCTGCAAGCGTCTGCCGGTTGCTGCTTCGAAGGCGGATCACAGACATCGGCCATTTCACAATCCCAGCCCTCACATTCGGAAAGGCTTTAAGAGAAAAGACATCTTCCATCTCTGCTTTCGCCATCGGAAATTCATGCGCACCGCCCTGAAAATGGTCATGACTTAATATACTGCCCCCGACAATCGGAAGGTCGGCGTTCGATCCGATGAAATAGTGCGGGTATTTACATATGAAAGCAAGCAATCGTTCAAAGGTCTTTTTTGTGATGCTCATTGGCTCATGTTCGCCTTTGAACACAATGCAATGCTCGTTGTAATACACATAAGGTGAAAATTGTAGAAACCAAGATTCATCTGTGAGCGTCACAGGAATAATCCGGTGATTCTGTCTCGCTGGATGGTTGATCCGTCCCCCAAACCCAACGTTTTCTTTACAAAGGAGACAAAGAGGATATTGCTTTTGACTAAGCTTTTTGGCTTCAGTGATTGCTTTTGGGTCCTTTTCCGGCTTCGATAGATTAATTGTGATCTCCAGCTCGCCATCATCTGTTGGTGTAAACCACTGTACATTTTTGGCGATTCTGCCTGTATGAATATAATGTGCGTGCTGTTGCATTTCATAAAACCAGCTTGTAGCCGCCTCTGGCCCTTCATGCTGGCGCTTCTCTTCAAACTTTGCGTAGATGGCACTTGGAGGCGCCACCAAACATCCCATGATTTTCGCATCTAGTAAATCACGATACGTATCCGTCCCCTCAGGGATGAGACCAGTCTCTACTGCCCAATCCAGCATTGGCATTAAGATGTCTTCAAGCTCCTCATCCCCTGAGACTGTTCTTGCCTCAGCTTCATCTAGCCCAAGCACCTCAAGCAGCCGATTTCTCGTATAATCGATATCTAGTGGTGTAATCAGCTCTTGATTGATTCCGTATCGAATCAGCTGTTCCAGTTTTTCAAAAATATCAACCGCCATTCTCTCTGTCCCCTCTCCTTGCCTGCCGGTTACGCGTTATTTACTCTGGTAGCCGTCTGGATGCTTCTGAAACCAATCCCACGCACTTTGAATGATGGTGTGAAGGTCAGCATATTGAGGTGTCCACCCTAATTCTTGCAGTGCTTTTTCAGAAGAAGCAATCAGCTTTGCTGGATCTCCCGCGCGTCTGTCAGCCACCTGTGCTGGAATCGCATGCCCCGTGACGTTTCTTACAGC contains the following coding sequences:
- the qoxB gene encoding cytochrome aa3 quinol oxidase subunit I: MHLKWDEFFVTGDPLILGAQISIALTSIAIVFVLTYFKKWKWLWKEWLTSVDHKKLGIMYILAAVIMFFRGGVDGLMMRAQLALPNNTFLNSNHYNEIFTTHGTIMILFMAMPFLIGLINVVVPLQIGARDVAFPYLNNLSFWTFMVGAMLFNISFVIGGSPSAGWTSYMPLAGNDFSPGPGQNYYLLGLQIAGIGTLMTGINFMVTILKMRTKGMTLMRMPMFTWTTLITSVIIVFAFPVLTVALALMTFDRLFGSAFFTLEAGGMPMLWANLFWIWGHPEVYIVILPAFGIFSEIFATFSRKQLFGYKAMVVSIVAISVLSFLVWVHHFFTMGNSAAVNSFFSITTMAISVPTGVKIFNWLFTMYRGRISFTSPMLWALGFIPNFVIGGVTGVMLAMAAADYQYHNTYFLVSHFHYVLIAGTVFACFAGLVFWYPKMFGYKLNERIGKWFFWVFMIGFNICFFPQYFLGLQGMPRRIYTYGPEDGWTALNFISTIGAFMMGIGFIILCYNIYYSWRHSKREVSGDSWGEGRTLDWATSSAIPPHYNFAALPEVTTPDAFHHWKQNNVDVHPEKEFKKIHMPHNSGRPLIMSAFFGLGAFGLVFEWYWIGVIGLIGVFATMILRSFEYDDGYYIPVEEVIETEKKNKEAQK
- the qoxA gene encoding cytochrome aa3 quinol oxidase subunit II translates to MIFLFRAIKPMLLLAMLVSVFVLGGCSNIAVLDPKGPVAAQQKDLILLSIGFMLFIVGAVFVLFTIILVKYRERKDVGNASYNPEIHGNTLLEVVWTVIPILIVVALSIPTVKTIYSLEEAPQATSHKDPLVIYATAVDWKWIFSYPEENIETVNYLNIPEDQPILFKITSADTMASLWIPQLGGEKYAMAGMEMEQYLQADEVGTYQGRNANFTGEGFAQQKFKVNAMTQSDYDKWVNKTKKEAPKLTKKTYDYLMLPDAADVQTFSSTHLSFAKHGEDSEYALQARKRLGYQAVSPHSKTDPFENVKNYKRKLESE
- a CDS encoding aminopeptidase P family N-terminal domain-containing protein, whose protein sequence is MIEQVRTLMEEKQLDGVLIQKRNNFSWLTGGRRNHIVLNTPEGVCKLLVLKDDVVLIVNQMEEKRIIEEEMVYIEHPFQVVKMDWFEDDTAHIQTLTKDKRIGSDIQMDGFEWIEPDLSQVRSILSAPQLRQYETLCHETAVIVESVCKEIVPGQTEHEIASLAAQKAIAQGMTIEVLLVATDDRIHQYRHPIPTDKALQKHALVVLCSERHGLVANVTRSVYFGQLPKEFEENKERLARIDTVINAATRPGKTLGDVLKAGIAQYEKEGFPDSWKKLHQGGKTGFVSREIIAVPSSKEEIQLHQVFTWNPSLPGLKSEDTMIVEKEGNRFLTYTGKWTYIDIEHEGDIHRRPDILVRDE
- the galT gene encoding UDP-glucose--hexose-1-phosphate uridylyltransferase — encoded protein: MAVDIFEKLEQLIRYGINQELITPLDIDYTRNRLLEVLGLDEAEARTVSGDEELEDILMPMLDWAVETGLIPEGTDTYRDLLDAKIMGCLVAPPSAIYAKFEEKRQHEGPEAATSWFYEMQQHAHYIHTGRIAKNVQWFTPTDDGELEITINLSKPEKDPKAITEAKKLSQKQYPLCLLCKENVGFGGRINHPARQNHRIIPVTLTDESWFLQFSPYVYYNEHCIVFKGEHEPMSITKKTFERLLAFICKYPHYFIGSNADLPIVGGSILSHDHFQGGAHEFPMAKAEMEDVFSLKAFPNVRAGIVKWPMSVIRLRSSNRQTLADAADFILNEWKMYSDEEVGLIAYTGDTPHNTITPIARRNGDDYELDLVLRNNRTSEQHPDGIFHPHEEVHHIKKENIGLIEVMGLAVLPGRLAEELSQLKEALLSKNPLEEIKARPAIMKHETWAKHLLEKNTFTEDNTEAILQKEIGMIFSRILSQAGVFKRTEQGKTAFKRFIHTLI